A stretch of the Xyrauchen texanus isolate HMW12.3.18 chromosome 20, RBS_HiC_50CHRs, whole genome shotgun sequence genome encodes the following:
- the LOC127660989 gene encoding PHD finger protein 10, whose protein sequence is MSINMAAVLCPRQCDSNPATPGTQSMKDDIEENSSDGSQAPKRRRMGSGDSSRSCDTSNHELGPTYFPAENLTEYKWPADDTGEYYMLQEQVSEYLGVTSFKRKYPDLERRDLSHKEKLYLREQNVITETQCTLGLTALRSDEVIDLMIKEYPAKHAEYSVILQERERQRITKEYSVSTLSAQMQQKNPQKVEASKVPDYIKKAAKKAAEFNSNFNRERMEERRAYFDLQTHIIQVPQGKYKVLPPEKTKSGPYPVALIPGQFQEFYKRYSPNELRYLPMNTALYEPPLDPELPALDSDGDSDDGEDGKGEDGKKKGSSESSCGNTSDGDSQDSGIQSKNKSKERPGTQSKDATPRTIQHKSVPGYKPKVIPNAICGICQKGKEANKRGKPEVLIHCSQCQNSGHPSCLDMSADLVLQIKMYPWQCMECKTCTVCKQPHHEEEMMFCDKCDRGFHTFCVGMDSIPLGCWVCDLCNKNISTPQKKGTVKTPKKSK, encoded by the exons ATGAGCATCAACATGGCAGCTGTACTGTGCCCTAGACAGTGCGATAGCAATCCTGCAACTCCTGGGACGCAGTCCATGaag GATGACATTGAAGAAAATTCCAGTGATGGCAGTCAAGCCCCCAAGAGACGCAGGATGGGATCAGGAGACAGTTCCAGGAGCTGTGACACATCCAACCATGAGCTGGG acCTACATACTTCCCTGCTgaaaatctaacagaatacaaaTGGCCTGCGGACGACACAGGAGAGTATTATATGTTACAAGAGCAAGTCAGCGAGTATTTAGGAGTCACATCATTTAAGCGGAAATATCCAG ATTTGGAAAGAAGAGACCTGTCTCACAAAGAGAAGCTTTATCTGAGAGAGCAAAATGTCATCACAGAAACACAGTGTACATTAG GTCTCACTGCTCTCCGCAGTGATGAGGTCATTGATTTGATGATTAAAGAGTACCCAGCCAAACATGCAGAGTACTCGGTTATACTCCAAGAGCGAGAGCGGCAGAGGATAACTAAAGAATACTCTGTGAGCACTCTTAGTGCA caaatgcaacaaaaaaatccTCAAAAAGTTGAAGCCAGTAAAGTGCCAGATTACATAAAGAAAGCAGCTAAAAAAGCTGCTGAATTCAACAGTAATTTCAACCGAGAGCGGATGGAGGAGAGAAGGGCATATTTTGACCTTCAAACACAT ATTATTCAGGTACCTCAAGGAAAATACAAAGTCCTACCTCCCGAAAAAACAAAGTCTGGTCCATACCCAGTGGCCCTCATCCCTGGGCAGTTCCAAGAGTTCTACAAACG GTACTCTCCGAATGAGCTCCGCTACTTGCCCATGAACACGGCTCTATACGAGCCTCCCCTGGACCCAGAGCTGCCTGCCCTGGACAGTGATGGTGATTCTGATGATGGAGAGGATGGAAAAGGAGAAGATGGCAAGAAAAAAGGTTCCTCT GAAAGTTCATGTGGAAACACTTCGGATGGGGACAGCCAGGACAGTGGAATTCAGTCGAAAAACAAGAGCAAAGAACGTCCTGGCACCCAGAGCAAAGACGCCACTCCTCGCACCATCCAACACAAATCTGTCCCTGGGTACAAG CCTAAGGTCATTCCCAATGCTATATGTGGCATATGTCAGAAGGGTAAGGAGGCCAACAAGAGAGGCAAACCAGAAGTTCTCATCCACTGCTCCCAGTGCCAAAATAGCG gtcACCCGTCCTGCTTGGACATGAGTGCTGATTTGGTGTTACAGATCAAGATGTATCCCTGGCAGTGCATGGAATGCAAGACGTGTACCGTCTGCAAGCAGCCCcaccatgaggaggagatgatgTTCTGTGACAAGTGTGATCGGGGTTTCCACACCTTCTGTGTGGGCATGGACTCTATTCCTCTGG gtTGCTGGGTCTGTGATTTATGCAACAAAAACATATCTACACCTCAGAAAAAAGGAACAGTGAAAACACCCAAAAAATCGAAATAA